A segment of the Candidatus Protochlamydia naegleriophila genome:
AATGCCAAGTTCGCGTTGAATGGCAACGACAATACCGCCTTTGGCCGTTCCATCTAATTTAGTTAAAATGAGTCCTGTAATGGGCGTAAATTTATGGAAGTGCTTCGCCTGTTCGATGGCGTTTTGCCCCGTCGTTGCGTCTAAAACAAGTAATGTTTCATGCGGTCCGCCGATCGAAGCTTTTTGACAGGAGCGTTTAATTTTTTCCAATTCTTGCATGAGCGGTGTTTTAGTGTGGAGGCGTCCCGCTGTATCGATGAGGACGACGTCGCATTGGCGCGCTTTGGCTGCCTGGATGGAGTCGAAGGCAACGGCTGCAGGATCGCTTTTGGGGTTTCCCTTGACAATGTCGATGTGGAGCTTGTGGGCCCACATTTCGAGTTGTTCGATTGCAGCAGCGCGGAAGGTGTCGGCTGCACCCACTAAGACTTTTTTTCCATTTTGATGAAAGAGATTGGCTAATTTGGCAACCGATGTTGTTTTGCCGTTGCCGTTTACACCTACGATTAAAATGACTTGGGGGAGCTGTTCTGGATTAGCGTCAGCTAATTGCGTCGGATATTGATTGAGCAAAGAGACCAGGTGAGTGCGCAAGGCAGCCAAGTAGTCGGTTGTTTTGAGCGTAGGATTTTCACGATGCATGTCGCGAACTTTTTGGGTCAGCTCAGAAGCAGTCTTGACGCCGAAATCGGCCTCATACAGCGCTTGTTCAAGCTGTTCGAGCGTGTTTTCGTCGATTTTGCCTTGAAAAAGAGCTGTAAGCTTTTCGCCAAGGAGCGAGCGAGCGCGCGAAAGTGCCGATTTGACTTTGGCGTAACCTGATTTTAAAAATTGCAATACCATGCTATTGATTATCCTTTTCGCTGGCTTCCAATGGAGTGAAGAAAATTAAAAATTTAGATTTCATAGCGCAATTGAAAAGTAGGTTTTCGGCAAGCGGAAGCCAATATTTCAGCCATTTATATATACTACTTTTTTAGAATACTTTAAAAAAAGCTTAGCACATAAAAAGAAAAAAGGTGAAGATCTTATTCAAACTGGCAGGTTAATAATGAATACACATGAGTATCAAGCCAAACAGGTTCTTCAAAGGTATGGGATTCCCGTACCAGATTTCTATGTTGTATCTTCCATCGATGAGGTCGAGGCTCTTGTGCAGTCCCATCACCTTGAATCCGTAATTATCAAAGTGCAAGTCCATGCAGGCGGTAGGGGAAAAGCTGGTGGAGTAAAGTTGGCAAATAGCCCACAAGCTATTTTGCAAACGGTAAAAGAGCTTTTAGGTAAAAAAATAATCAATGAGCAAACAGGGCCAGAGGGGATGGTAGCTCATCAGGTGCTGATTTCTCCAGCGGTTTCCATTGCCAAGGAATTCTATTTAGGGGTGACAGTCAGTAGAGAGCGTGCAAGAAGCGTATTGATCGCCTCGCCTGTCGGGGGAATGGATATCGAACACGTTGCTCATTCGCAGCCAGATCAAGTACTTGTTCTTCCGATCCCATTTGAGGGCGAGTTTCGCTCCTACCATTTACAGCGCATTGCAAAATTTATGGGATGGAAGGAGGGGCAAGCTAAGCAAGGGATTGCAATCGTCACAGCACTCGTCAAAGCCTTTCAAGAAACAGATGCCTCGTTATTGGAAATCAATCCGCTTGTGGAGACTAAAGAGGGAGAGTTTCTTGCTTTGGATGCAAAGCTGTCGGTCGACGACAATGCCCTTTTCCGTCAACCGGAGATAAAAGCTTGGTTTGATCCAAGCCAAGTATCTGCTAATGAAGCGCGGGCCCAAGAGCATGAACTGGCTTATGTTGCTTTAGATGGTGAAATTGGATGCATGGTAAATGGAGCGGGATTAGCCATGGCAACAATGGATCTTATACAGTATCATGGCGGCCATCCTGCCAATTTTTTAGATGTCGGGGGCGGCGCCTCCCAAGAAAAAGTAGCCGAAGGCTTTCGCATTATTCTCTCAGATCCAAAGGTAAAAGCTATTTTAATCAATATCTTTGGAGGAATCATGAACTGCGAAACGCTGGCCTCTGGCATTATTGAAGCCGCCAAAGGGATGCAGATCCATGTTCCTTTGATTGTGCGCATGGAGGGAACAAACGTGGAAAAAGGAAAGCAACTCCTTCATGATTCGGGCTTGCATATTTTAATCGCCAAAGATTTAACAGAAGCTGCTGAACAGGCAGTTAATTTAGCAAAGTAAGATAGCTTCTTAAGTAGGACAAAGACGCATGGCTATTTTAGTCAATCAGCATACACGCATTATTACTCAAGGCATTACAGGCAAGGCTGGGCGCTTTCATACTGAGCAAGGG
Coding sequences within it:
- the sucC gene encoding ADP-forming succinate--CoA ligase subunit beta produces the protein MNTHEYQAKQVLQRYGIPVPDFYVVSSIDEVEALVQSHHLESVIIKVQVHAGGRGKAGGVKLANSPQAILQTVKELLGKKIINEQTGPEGMVAHQVLISPAVSIAKEFYLGVTVSRERARSVLIASPVGGMDIEHVAHSQPDQVLVLPIPFEGEFRSYHLQRIAKFMGWKEGQAKQGIAIVTALVKAFQETDASLLEINPLVETKEGEFLALDAKLSVDDNALFRQPEIKAWFDPSQVSANEARAQEHELAYVALDGEIGCMVNGAGLAMATMDLIQYHGGHPANFLDVGGGASQEKVAEGFRIILSDPKVKAILINIFGGIMNCETLASGIIEAAKGMQIHVPLIVRMEGTNVEKGKQLLHDSGLHILIAKDLTEAAEQAVNLAK
- the ftsY gene encoding signal recognition particle-docking protein FtsY — encoded protein: MVLQFLKSGYAKVKSALSRARSLLGEKLTALFQGKIDENTLEQLEQALYEADFGVKTASELTQKVRDMHRENPTLKTTDYLAALRTHLVSLLNQYPTQLADANPEQLPQVILIVGVNGNGKTTSVAKLANLFHQNGKKVLVGAADTFRAAAIEQLEMWAHKLHIDIVKGNPKSDPAAVAFDSIQAAKARQCDVVLIDTAGRLHTKTPLMQELEKIKRSCQKASIGGPHETLLVLDATTGQNAIEQAKHFHKFTPITGLILTKLDGTAKGGIVVAIQRELGIPVKFIGTGEGADDLQPFDAQAFVSNLFE